In the genome of Bacillus sp. S3, one region contains:
- the fabG gene encoding 3-oxoacyl-ACP reductase FabG: protein MKLEGKVAIITGGANGIGKITAKKFLQEGAAVVISDVNPDAGLTAAKELEEYGSIAFIQCNVTDSKQIHSMVNETIDRYGKIDILVNNAGITIDGLLTKMDEESWEKVISVNLSGVFKCTKEVVPKMIEQGSGVILNASSVVGIHGNIGQTNYAATKAGVIGLTKSWAKEMGPKGIRVNAVAPGFIVTDMTAKVPEKILDLMESKTPLRRLGKPEDIASAYLFLASDDAGYINGTILSVDGGLVV, encoded by the coding sequence ATGAAACTCGAAGGAAAAGTTGCTATTATTACGGGTGGAGCAAATGGGATTGGCAAAATTACGGCTAAGAAATTTTTGCAAGAAGGTGCCGCTGTTGTCATCAGTGATGTGAATCCAGATGCGGGACTAACAGCAGCCAAGGAACTTGAAGAATATGGTTCGATTGCATTTATTCAATGTAATGTGACAGACTCTAAACAAATCCATTCGATGGTAAATGAAACGATCGATCGGTATGGAAAAATTGATATTTTAGTGAATAATGCTGGAATTACGATTGATGGATTGCTGACAAAAATGGATGAAGAATCATGGGAAAAGGTGATTTCCGTCAATTTATCCGGTGTGTTTAAATGTACAAAGGAAGTAGTTCCAAAGATGATAGAACAGGGATCGGGTGTGATTCTGAACGCATCCTCGGTAGTTGGAATTCACGGCAACATCGGTCAAACGAATTATGCAGCCACAAAGGCTGGTGTAATAGGCTTAACGAAAAGCTGGGCGAAAGAAATGGGACCAAAAGGCATAAGAGTGAATGCCGTTGCCCCCGGATTCATTGTCACTGACATGACGGCAAAAGTACCGGAAAAGATACTAGATCTAATGGAAAGTAAAACACCTTTACGCAGGTTGGGAAAACCTGAAGATATTGCCTCTGCCTATCTGTTTCTAGCTTCAGA